Within Henriciella litoralis, the genomic segment AACTGCCGGCTTTACACAGCGCTTGTCAGACATACTTAGCGGACCTAATCCACTCACCATGCAGACCTCGACCTGAGGTGGTCCTGTTTTTACTGCACAGTCTTCCGGCCTTGCTAAGGTATATCCCTTGCAGTTAATCAGGCCGCTTTTCTGAATGCGATTTCCTCTCCGTATGCCTCATCGGGCGTGGCCTTGCCAAGGGCCGAGTGTGGCCGCTCGCAATCGTAGAAGTGCATCCAGTCGTCGATGATGCGCTAGGCAGCGAAGCCGTCGGCAATGTCCTGAAGGTAGACCGCTTCATATTTGAGCGACCGTCAGAGACGTTCGATGAAGATGTTGTCCATG encodes:
- a CDS encoding integrase core domain-containing protein; translation: MIDDWMHFYDCERPHSALGKATPDEAYGEEIAFRKAA